TTCCATTTATGGTTTGTGAAATGGGATATGATCAAAGAGCAAAGATGCAAAAGAAGCTTCAAGATAAGTTTTCTTTTGAGTTTTATCAAGATCTAAGTGGGTTGGATCGCGGTTTTCTAGCAACTTTAAGATAGAGATCAAAAGCTCAAGTTTTGAGCACAACATAAGGAGAATCTATGACTTTGTTTTTACAAAACTTTTTTTTACTTTCATCGTGGGGAACTTTACTTGCACTATGTGTTTTGGCTTGTATTTTTTTGTTGCTTAGGCAGGTTAGGAAATATTTAAGTTTTTCTCAAAGAATGTTTTTGGGACTTTTATGTGGAGTGGGATTTGGATTTGGGATGCAATATTTTGCAGGATTTCCACAAAAAGGTGTATCTGAACTCTCAAATGCATTGATTTGGTATAGCCAAACTTATGCGTGGATAAATTTTCTTTCTGCAATCTTTGTCAATTTCTTAAAGCTCATTGTCGTGCCAATTGTTTTGATTGGTATTTTGTATGTCATCTTGAATCTAAGAAGTGATATTAAACTTTCCTCAATGTTTTCTCGTAGTCTTTTTTGGCTTTTATTAACAACTGGGATTGCTTCTGGGATCGCAGTTTTGTTGGGGACTTATTATGCTTTGGGTGAAGGATTTTTGCTTGATGGATCAAAAGAGATTAGAGAAGTTCAAGGGCTAGATCAAATTTTGTTGGGGCTTATGCCAAGCAATATCATTGAGACAATGGCAAAAAATGCTGTTGTAGGTGTTGTGATTTTTGCGATGATTTTTGCCTTAAGTATTCGATCTGTGGGAGATGAACATCCTTTTTATCAATCATTTGTAAGATGTGTTGATTTTTTGCATCAAGTGATGATGAAGATTGCAATGCTTGTGATTGAATTTATGCCATATGCTGTAGTCACAATGATTTCAGGAGTTTTGATGAGATATGGTATTGAGGCTGTTTCTCCTGTTTTGAAATTTATCGCTTTGATTTATCTCAGTGCTCTTTGTGTGTTTGTTGTGCATGCTATTGTGTTGTCTTTGCATGGATTAAATCCACTGCTTTATTTTAAAAAGGCTATCCCTGCGCTTATGATGGCTTTCACTTCAAGATCAAGTGTTGCCACTCTTCCTGTAACGATTGATGTGCTTGAGAAGAGAATGGGTGTGAGTTCTATGAGCTCTTCTTTTGTCGCAACTTTGGCGACAACAATTGGTGCAAATGGGTGTGCAGGATATTTTGGCGGACTTGTAGGCGTTTTTGCTTTTCATGCTTTGGGTATTGAGGTGGGGTTGGTTCAGGGGATCATGATCGTGCTTTTATCTATGGTTGCTTCTATTGGTGTGGCTGGGATTCCAGGGATTGCGACAATGGTGGCTTCGATTGTTTTGACAGGTCTTGGTATGGGTGAGCATTTTGGGATTTTGGCAATTGTTTTGGCGATTGATCCGATTATGGATATGGCAAGAACGATGAGCAATGTCAGCGGAGGGATGATTGCAAGTATTGCCGTGGATAAAGAGCTTGGAATGCTAGATGAGGAGAAATATAAAAGCTAGGGAATGATGCGGAGGAGTTCTTCAGAACTGCTCCAAATGATTCCTTCTTGAGCGTTTTGGATAGAAGAGGGGGGATGGATTGTTCCAAATTGTGTGCGATTAAAAGTGGTTTGGCGTTTGGCAAGTTGAGCTGTGTGGGTGGAAATAAGATCGCATAGTTCTTGAGTGTTTTTGGCAATGATTGGATTGCTTGGAGGAGTTTTACCCTGTAAAACTTCAAGTGGAGTTTGTGTGAGATATTCGATACTTTCGCGCACACCAATGGCATTGGCAGGTTGAATCA
Above is a genomic segment from Helicobacter kayseriensis containing:
- a CDS encoding dicarboxylate/amino acid:cation symporter, whose translation is MTLFLQNFFLLSSWGTLLALCVLACIFLLLRQVRKYLSFSQRMFLGLLCGVGFGFGMQYFAGFPQKGVSELSNALIWYSQTYAWINFLSAIFVNFLKLIVVPIVLIGILYVILNLRSDIKLSSMFSRSLFWLLLTTGIASGIAVLLGTYYALGEGFLLDGSKEIREVQGLDQILLGLMPSNIIETMAKNAVVGVVIFAMIFALSIRSVGDEHPFYQSFVRCVDFLHQVMMKIAMLVIEFMPYAVVTMISGVLMRYGIEAVSPVLKFIALIYLSALCVFVVHAIVLSLHGLNPLLYFKKAIPALMMAFTSRSSVATLPVTIDVLEKRMGVSSMSSSFVATLATTIGANGCAGYFGGLVGVFAFHALGIEVGLVQGIMIVLLSMVASIGVAGIPGIATMVASIVLTGLGMGEHFGILAIVLAIDPIMDMARTMSNVSGGMIASIAVDKELGMLDEEKYKS